The Saprospiraceae bacterium genome contains the following window.
AAAGGATAGGATTGTGCCAACAAGGAAACTAAAATACCAGCCAATACATCACCACTCCCGGCTTTTGCCAATCCTGCATTTCCACTGCTATTAAAATAAACTTTGTGCTGTGGTGTACAAATTGCAGTATATTTTCCTTTTAGAACTATATAAATAGAATATTTTGAAGCCATCGCTTTGGCTTTTTCAATACGTTCAAATCCACTTGCTGACTTTCCAAACAAACGATCAAATTCACCAACATGAGGTGTTATTATCGTATTTGGGGTCAATAAATGCTGCCAATGGTTTTCAGCTATCATATTGAGCGCATCTGCATCTAGAACCAGATTTGTGATTTTTAAATTTAGTATTTCATATAACAGATTCTGGCTTTCTACAGTGCGACCCATGCCGGGTCCAATTAATAAAGATTTGTATTTAGAAAACTCCATGTTAGATGAACTGACAAATTGAACTTCCGGCAATTTCAAAAGCAACAAGTCGCGATTGGATGCTACCGTACTTACTGAAATTAAACCGGCACCACTGCGCAATGCTGCATCTGCACTTAGCAGGATAGCACCAGGCATTTCAAAAGATCCTCCAACCAATAAACAATGTCCAAATTGATTTTTATAGGCAAATTGATTTCTACTTTTGAATATATTCTTAATATCATCCAACGCTATGAAGTAGAAATCCGTTTGGTTAGTATCTATAAAACTTTGGTTTAATTTAATATCTCCTATAATTAGCTTTCCGCAATAAATTCCAGTATCTGCAATTAAATGACTGAGTTTTGGACTTTGAAACGTAAATGTAAAATCAGCATGAATACAGATTGAATCATTCATCTTGTCTGAATATAAACCTGAAGGCAGGTCAATGGCAATTCTGGTTGCTTTCAATGCATTCATTCGTTTAATAGCAGATGCCAGATCAGCAGAAAGGCCCCGACTCATTCCATAACCTAACAATGCATCGATAAGAATTGGATTTTTAGCCTGAGTTATAAGTTCTTCAAGGGTATCTAAGTATTTAAAACTGGTAAATAACTTACTTTCCAATCGAATTAAATTAATCTCATATTCTGGCGAGTTGTGTGGAGCAATTCCTATACAAAGAACAGATACTGTAAAATTGAATGAAAGCAATTTTCTGGCAATGGCCAAACCATCACCGCCATTATTGCCATTGCCGCAGACAACAAATACAGGATCCGAATTATCAAAGGTAGAAACCATCCAATTTACAAAACAATCTGCTGCCCGTTCCATTAAGTCAATTGGCTTAATGGGTTCATTTTCAATAGTAAATTGATCCCAGGCCTTTAATTGCATGGCATTGTAGACTGGTTTCATCTATTTATTTGATTGATTTTTCGAAACGCATATGAGTATATCTTAGTTCAATTAACAAATATTAAGAAAAATTTTAATATAATATATAAAATAAATCAAAATATGTTTGAATATTTGTACTAAATCTCATAATATTGCTATTCCTAATGGGATTAATCTCCATAACACTCCGTTTTTTTTCAATATTCATTTGCTCAAAATTTATTAACTAATTAATATACAATTAATTATGCCTTTTAAACCTATTTGTATTTTAATAGGTATTTGGATATGTTTTTATGCGAAAATTGAAGCACAAGACATTCATTATTCGCAATTTATATACCATTATCCAAGTCAAAATCCGATCCAATCTGGCTTTTACAACGGAAATCATCGGATTACGGCCAATTACCGAAACCAATGGCAAACAGTACCTGTGCCATATATGAGTTTTAGTTTGTTTTACGACAGTAAGATCAAATTAAAGTCGAATGGCGATTATATTGGAGCCGGTATCGGTTTCGATTACGATCGGGCAGGGGACTCTGAATTAAGCCTTAGCTCTTTAAACATCAGTTTGAATTATGGATTAACTTTAAGTAAAGGACACTTAATCATCTTGGGATTGAGTCCAAATATTGGCCAGAGGCGCTTATCAGATGAAAAGCTTAAATGGGGTAGCCAATGGACTGGTGACCATTATGATAAAAATCGCTCTCCAAATGAAAAATTTAATACAACTGGTGATGTGTTTTTTGACTTATCCGGAGGATTAGCTTACCAATATTCATTTACGAAGCGCACTCGCTTAATGGCTTCAGCTGCAGTTTTTCATTTATTGGAACCTGACCAAACATTCTATGGTCTCAGTCAGAACAAAATAAAACTGCCACAGCGAAATGTATTAAACGGAAGTATAAGCCTGGGCCTTGGAGCTTATTTGGATCTATTACTTAATGGTGAATTTCAAAAACAAGACGCTTATGAAGAAAAATTG
Protein-coding sequences here:
- a CDS encoding NAD(P)H-hydrate dehydratase — encoded protein: MKPVYNAMQLKAWDQFTIENEPIKPIDLMERAADCFVNWMVSTFDNSDPVFVVCGNGNNGGDGLAIARKLLSFNFTVSVLCIGIAPHNSPEYEINLIRLESKLFTSFKYLDTLEELITQAKNPILIDALLGYGMSRGLSADLASAIKRMNALKATRIAIDLPSGLYSDKMNDSICIHADFTFTFQSPKLSHLIADTGIYCGKLIIGDIKLNQSFIDTNQTDFYFIALDDIKNIFKSRNQFAYKNQFGHCLLVGGSFEMPGAILLSADAALRSGAGLISVSTVASNRDLLLLKLPEVQFVSSSNMEFSKYKSLLIGPGMGRTVESQNLLYEILNLKITNLVLDADALNMIAENHWQHLLTPNTIITPHVGEFDRLFGKSASGFERIEKAKAMASKYSIYIVLKGKYTAICTPQHKVYFNSSGNAGLAKAGSGDVLAGILVSLLAQSYPFEEACILGVYLHGLSADICAKTLAEESMTPSDVILHLSQAFKTLTS
- a CDS encoding PorP/SprF family type IX secretion system membrane protein yields the protein MPFKPICILIGIWICFYAKIEAQDIHYSQFIYHYPSQNPIQSGFYNGNHRITANYRNQWQTVPVPYMSFSLFYDSKIKLKSNGDYIGAGIGFDYDRAGDSELSLSSLNISLNYGLTLSKGHLIILGLSPNIGQRRLSDEKLKWGSQWTGDHYDKNRSPNEKFNTTGDVFFDLSGGLAYQYSFTKRTRLMASAAVFHLLEPDQTFYGLSQNKIKLPQRNVLNGSISLGLGAYLDLLLNGEFQKQDAYEEKLGTGLIRFYINQKPGSKFNLLAGCGIRLDDAYFPMLGFEYNNWMISGSYDITTSDFKTATNSRGGPEIAVQYIFKGIEPIGLYKKCPIY